Genomic segment of Arachis hypogaea cultivar Tifrunner chromosome 16, arahy.Tifrunner.gnm2.J5K5, whole genome shotgun sequence:
ATTCTATTGGGGGCgttcgcacgccttgtgcgagcgaacagaattGGACAATTGTacacttgtgtgtacgcacacctctatgcgtacgcacaaatttGAAAATCCTCCTGGACGTGCGctcgcacacccctgtgcgtacgcacatgccttgtttttcaactaaattcttatttttaactctttcaccttcccaacaagcttgtaaccttctgtgacacctatttaagactCTTTGGCTTATTTTCGAGTATCGAAACATGGGAAAAGGTCCTAGGAGATTTAATTTGGTTATaccttgaaaagttagagaacaaaggcttaggtttctggtgtactgaggatgggtttggtGGAGTATGAAGGGAGAAATATATATGAATTGAGAActgatgaactaatgagttcagaaagaaaattttgaattgatagtggttgagatgagtcgaggactcggagtttgaaatgataaattattgatataatgaaataataattttttttcaaaaccattgatgtaacatttttaaattgagattgttgagacgTTATGCGCCCAGCAGGGATagtggttggatcccgcctgtcgagatAGCGGCAGCGgcataagggcggtggttcgtcccgcttgcgttgaTATGTGAGGTTCGTGGAAAGAGTATCCCGTTCCcatcccttcggatcactagagtgtgcaggcacaaaatcctggacggtgttccgagcaccatatctcgggggttcccattatgattccgaagggtgacatctccatggagatgtgtcgggttggtagttgaatcgacaatgtgatatcacagccagtaggataggcattcatcatgtgcatcttctatctgtttgtttgctttgccgacttgaaatTGCTTgtctatttgtataacatgcctaattgcctatTTAACTTACTTGATATATAtgcctatacttgtgttttacttgcattgtattaagtgtgtattctactgggattgaggaggttcgaaaggcggtggcgatgggatcgcatggaggataggttggtgaaggctgtgggacagcggagaaCTGTTAGATTGGAAAATtccctaagttagattacccttttATTATGTTAAGGTTTTAAGTTATGCTTTACtattttagttatgctttaagatgaatcttgtgatggatatgaagttctaggattgcctctggcatcccggagtcttatatcttacatcactgggcactgttaccatactgagaacctcctgttctcataccatattctgttattgttttcatatgcaggtcgcaacccacctcggtgagttgctttgatggtgacagagcggagaaTCCTGGAtatattttggagtctttttgattattttgtttatatctctcacttttgtatttacttttgcctagaggcttactttgagagaaaaaCTTCTGTAAGCTATTTTTAACTTTCAGAATTCTGTATTgtctgtatatagctagccggcttaaactccgtgagCCGTAGCTAGATCTTTATACTATTATACTCTTCTATTTTGTTATATTACATCTATATCTTGTGCGTTGAATTTATAGCTTCGTGTGAATGTTTTACGCctttcaaatcctgtttttgagctgtaTGCTTCATCGGGCTTCTCGAATATATTActtcttttatatataaataggtataagctttagaattgttgtaacctttgattaacctttgttttacgacgcgaggtaaggcttagggtaattagggtgttacaaccaccgcccatggttgttggttttccGCTATTTTATCGTGCTGCTCAGCCAAGGTTTGTGGAACGACTGCCACTTCTAGAGCCTAGTCCCAATAGTTCAGTTGTGATCAGGCAAGTGTGGGCTGCCAACGCTGATTCTGAGTTCCAAATCATAAGCAGCTTGATTGACAAATATAGATTTGTCTCCATTGACACTGAATTTCCCGGTATAGTCATCCTGCCCCACAACAAGACCTACTGGAATCTTGTCCCAGAAGAAACTTACCAAGTCATGAAGGCCAATTTGGACGCACTCAAAATTATTCAACTTGGACTCACTCTGTCAAATCAGCACGGCAACCTCCCTGACCTAGGAACCAACAACAAAAATCACTACATCTGGCAATTCAATTTTTGAGACTTCAACCTTATGCGTGACATCCACGCAAAGGACTCTGTGGCACTCCTACGAAACCAGGGCATCGACTTTGAACGCAATGCAGTGGCTGGAGTTTCTTCGGTGCATTTTGCGAAGTTGGCAGTAGCATCTGGGCTGTTGTTCAACAAAGCATTGACATGGGTCACATTCCATGGTGCTTATGATATTGGATATTTGGTGAAGATTCTGACATGGGATGTTCTTCCCACACTCTTGGAGGAGTTCTTGGAGCTTGTGAAAGAGctgtttgggggaaatacttatgATGTGAAGCATGTGATGAGGTTCTACAATGCCCTCTGTGGTGGTTTGGAGAAGGTGGCTGACACACTTCACATAAACCAAATTGCTGGGAAGTGCCATCAGGCTGAGTCTGACAGCTTGCTCACCTGCCACACCTTTCACAAGAttagagaaatttattttttcgcAAATGATGATGGGTTTAGGGAATACATTAATGTGTTTTTTGGGTTGGAAATTGCAAAAGCTTAATACTCTTAGGTTGAAAGAAATTATCATACATTAGACTAATCATGTAACAACATTTTGTCAATAAATTACAAAGTAGTATCAAGTGATTATTTTTTGGATATGACAATTGTTTTATTACACTTGAATTACAAAGTAGCCTTTTTTTCAGATAAcagtaacatatatatatatatatatatatatatatatatatatatagcataggTTTTTAGCAGTACCATGTGGGATGTTCATGATTTGCTTTATTTTAATGTAGAGACTATGCTGATGCTTTTTACAAGAGATCCTTCATTTGATTTGGGATTGTATGCCATGCATTgtgaaataaaaatactaaatattctAGTTTAACTTGTTATCTTTGTTGTACATGGGTGTGATTTGCCATTATACTGCAATTAACAAGTTAGTCTTTGTTCATATCGTAGATATTAGAAACATGGTTTGAAAATTCATGCTAAATTGTATTCCCAGGACATATCTAGTATCTAGCTTCATGATAATAGAAGTGATTGTGCCAAGCCTAACCTGACACATACTGATGTAATTTCGCTTATTGTGTATGTTGATGTCCCATGGTAAAAGGAATTTTGTTACATATGGCACCAAAATACATTAATTGGAATCAAATTTTATTGCAGAAAATTACTTATTGGCTCTTTGTGAAAGTGATCTGAAGATCCAGATTACAGATGTGTTGAAAAATATAGATATAGAAATGCTTTCATCTGCAAAATCTATATCAAGTGTATTTCAGTCATTAGGAAGGCTATAGTGGGAAACTCTTGCCGagaatttatttttggatttgaGAGCACGAGGTATGACTATGACTTTATACTTAATTAAGCTCCTTTGAAATAGTACAAGAAGAGGATCATTGTTCTTTATACATGTGTATGTTagtatgtatgcatgcatgtatTTGTTTCCTTTTTGTGTTTTGGATTCTTTTGCATTACTATATAGTACACGGATCCACTGCTGATCAAGTATAATCCAACTATTGCACTTGCTTAAGTAGTTATTATGTTGATAGTGACAAAATATACAACACATTAAGGGTATAAAAATACCAGGCATTATTAGGCACTAATATCTGATTGATCTTCCATGTTGCATTTTCCTTAAAGTAAATTCTATC
This window contains:
- the LOC112757278 gene encoding probable CCR4-associated factor 1 homolog 9; protein product: MVVGFPLFYRAAQPRFVERLPLLEPSPNSSVVIRQVWAANADSEFQIISSLIDKYRFVSIDTEFPGIVILPHNKTYWNLVPEETYQVMKANLDALKIIQLGLTLSNQHGNLPDLGTNNKNHYIWQFNF
- the LOC112757279 gene encoding probable CCR4-associated factor 1 homolog 11, encoding MRDIHAKDSVALLRNQGIDFERNAVAGVSSVHFAKLAVASGLLFNKALTWVTFHGAYDIGYLVKILTWDVLPTLLEEFLELVKELFGGNTYDVKHVMRFYNALCGGLEKVADTLHINQIAGKCHQAESDSLLTCHTFHKIREIYFFANDDGFREYINVFFGLEIAKA